In Xenopus tropicalis strain Nigerian chromosome 5, UCB_Xtro_10.0, whole genome shotgun sequence, one genomic interval encodes:
- the LOC101733987 gene encoding protein kinase C delta type-like, giving the protein MERKTSCSIIIISSSDLEGNRQVGIKYKNRGDGEEEREKKRMNLSSNIRKRKSSSSSKTDNSSDWGENSEEKFKKESLKTRNNSDSEEERKKKRQKLSSNIRKRKRSSSSKTDNSSDWGENSGEKVKKESLKTRNNSDSEEERKKKRQKLSSDISSSAEEGCSQKRPCVQARRPPALDITSYTFHRVLGKGTFGQVVLASTPTNNHQVAIKVIPKKSRMVNRESILREARVLRVAAGHPYLCHMHAAFQTQNYAFIAMEFASRGSLKDLLTKKHHLKTRQVIFYSAEMVCGLQYLHSRGIIHSDLKPDNILVSSEGHIKIADFGLAAENIFGNDTICVHRGTMKYMAPEVLEDQQYNAAVDWWAFGIILCQMATGRYPFNDKNGVAKLRHSILEDRPKVPVWTPSKVVTLLKKLLRKKASSRYGINGNIRQCVFFDSIDWEALENRRLSPPFQLEALQQPARNNEGNNLFLHESAPRGVNIIEGFSYQSPSWQE; this is encoded by the exons ATGGAGAGAAAAACTTCCTGCAGTATTATCATCATAAGCAGCAGTGATTTGGAAGGAAATAGACAGGTAGGTATTAAATATAAGAACCGTGGCGATGGCGAAGAGGAAAGGGAGAAAAAGAGGATGAATCTTTCCAGTAACATCAGGAAGAGAAAAAGCAGCAGCAGTAGCAAAACTGACAACAGCAGTGACTGGGGAGAGAACAGTGAAGAAAAGTTTAAAAAGGAAAGTTTAAAAACTAGGAACAACAGTGATAGTgaggaggaaaggaagaaaaagaggCAAAAACTCTCCAGTAACATCAGGAAGAGAAAAAGAAGCAGCAGTAGCAAAACTGACAACAGCAGCGATTGGGGAGAGAACAGTGGAGAAAAGGTTAAAAAGGAAAGTTTAAAAACTAGGAACAACAGTGATAGTgaggaggaaaggaagaaaaagaggCAAAAACTCTCCAGTGACATCAGCAGCAGCGCTG AAGAAGGATGCAGCCAGAAGAGGCCCTGTGTTCAGGCCAGGAGGCCCCCCGCTTTGGACATCACAAGCTACACATTCCATCGTGTACTAGGAAAGGGTACATTTGGCCAA GTCGTGTTGGCCTCCACACCTACCAACAATCACCAAGTGGCTATTAAGGTCATCCCGAAGAAGTCACGGATGGTGAACAGAGAGAGCATTCTACGGGAGGCACGGGTGCTAAGGGTTGCAGCTGGGCATCCATACCTGTGCCATATGCATGCAGCCTTTCAAACACag AACTACGCATTCATCGCTATGGAGTTTGCCAGTAGAGGAAGCCTTAAGGATTTACTCACGAAGAAACACCACCTGAAAACCAGACAAGTGAT CTTCTACTCTGCGGAGATGGTGTGCGGCCTGCAGTATCTTCACTCTCGTGGAATTATCCATTC TGATCTCAAACCAGACAACATCCTGGTAAGTAGCGAGGGTCACATCAAGATTGCAGACTTCGGCCTGGCAGCAGAAAACATCTTTGGCAATGACACAATCTGTGTCCATAGAGGAACCATGAAGTACATGGCTCCAGAG GTGCTAGAAGACCAGCAATATAATGCGGCGGTGGACTGGTGGGCATTTGGCATCATCCTGTGCCAAATGGCCACTGGCAGGTACCCATTTAATGACAAAAATGGGGTTGCAAAATTGAGACACTCCATCCTTGAGGATAGACCCAAAGTTCCAGTCTGGACTCCCTCCAAAGTAGTCACTCTCCTTAAAAAG CTCCTGAGGAAGAAGGCTTCCAGTCGTTATGGTATCAACGGAAACATCAGGCAATGCGTCTTTTTTGATTCAATTGACTGGGAAGCACTGGAAAACAGGAGATTGTCACCACCATTCCAGCTAGAAGCT ttgCAGCAACCGGCTAGGAATAATGAAGGGAACAACTTATTTTTGCATGAGAGTGCACCAAGAGGAGTTAACATCATTGAAGGGTTTTCCTATCAGAGTCCCAGCTGGCAGGAGTGA